A single region of the Arthrobacter sp. zg-Y820 genome encodes:
- a CDS encoding ABC transporter permease, whose product MTQISLPTAPAGAPLPPGPADAAPASPVRRRRPGSRSALALTLLPVLLIAAWAFFPGLFSGQDPISGIPQEKFLAPSAAHWFGTDHLGRDVFARVVHGTSQTFLTAGLAVLIGLVAGTLIGVLAATAGRAADAVTMRLVDVLLAVPGFLIALIIVTASSPGPVSLGIGVGIAAIASFARVVRAEVLRVRNLEFVEAAFLTGGTYWSVLRRHLLPNAAGPVLSLVAVDLGAAILVVSSLGFLGFGAPPPEPEWGLLIAEGRQYLGTAWWMTSLPGLVIVATVVLLAAVGRQLLQRLRF is encoded by the coding sequence ATGACACAGATTTCCCTCCCCACCGCTCCGGCGGGCGCACCGCTTCCGCCCGGCCCGGCTGACGCTGCCCCCGCTTCCCCTGTACGACGACGGCGGCCGGGTTCCCGTTCCGCCCTCGCCCTGACCCTGCTGCCGGTGCTGCTGATCGCCGCCTGGGCGTTCTTCCCCGGCCTGTTCAGCGGGCAGGATCCGATCAGCGGCATTCCGCAGGAGAAGTTCCTCGCGCCGTCGGCCGCGCACTGGTTCGGCACCGACCACCTCGGGCGCGACGTTTTCGCCCGCGTGGTGCACGGCACCTCGCAGACGTTCCTGACCGCCGGGCTGGCCGTGCTGATCGGCCTCGTCGCCGGAACCCTGATCGGCGTTCTCGCGGCCACGGCCGGACGGGCCGCCGATGCCGTCACGATGCGCCTGGTCGATGTCCTGCTCGCGGTGCCCGGCTTTCTGATCGCCCTGATCATCGTCACAGCCTCTTCCCCGGGACCGGTCTCGCTCGGCATCGGCGTGGGCATCGCCGCCATCGCTTCCTTCGCCCGGGTGGTCCGCGCCGAGGTGCTCCGGGTCCGGAACCTGGAGTTCGTCGAGGCGGCCTTCCTCACCGGCGGCACCTACTGGAGCGTGCTGCGCCGGCATCTGCTGCCCAACGCCGCAGGACCGGTGCTCTCGCTCGTCGCCGTGGATCTGGGCGCGGCCATCCTCGTGGTGTCCTCGCTGGGCTTCTTGGGCTTCGGGGCTCCGCCGCCCGAACCCGAATGGGGCCTGCTGATCGCCGAGGGCCGCCAGTATCTGGGCACCGCCTGGTGGATGACCTCGCTGCCCGGACTCGTCATCGTCGCCACCGTGGTCCTGCTGGCCGCCGTCGGCCGGCAGCTGCTTCAGCGCCTCAGGTTCTGA
- a CDS encoding ABC transporter substrate-binding protein has translation MVSPAPTGRINGRISGHPNGPRTPLRIAALFAAAALTLTGCGSGAQGGSAGANAANAQASPAGEPVDGGTLVYAEVTPINNWQTQAARFYEKSNVLNSVLDRLTYFDPEKGEPVPWIASAFSANADSTEFTFTIRPGVTFSDGTALDAAAIKANLDSFGHGIPAAQIQPNVDFAGYQTSEVIGTNQVKVTLDAPNSNFLRATSSVTAGLVSPATLQQDAAGQSAISSISGSGPFVYESEKPDEEVVLAKRDGYAWAPEGADNPGEAHLDKVVIKYLPEVAHRAGAVQSGQVDLVRGLQPVDEAALAASGNQVVAADGVDLTVNMAAVRIGSGKLADPAVRQALQAGIDRQSIKDTVLSESYTLAGSVLNHQAPGFVDLSADLAYDPEKAKKLLDDAGWQPGSDGIREKDGEKLEVTVTSSNNSVVIKPAFELIEQQWRQIGVKLNNRAGDNTFLTTAMPDPNVEFYGTRQFIYGGLGPIFEPANNTMTHTSDPELNALFAAERAAAPGPERDEVLAAEQRALVVDKAFSLVLWDEVQVYGAHRSTHIEFTSGTAPIFQSAWKVDG, from the coding sequence ATGGTCAGCCCTGCTCCAACCGGCCGCATCAACGGCCGCATCTCCGGCCACCCCAACGGCCCCCGCACACCCCTGCGGATCGCGGCACTGTTCGCCGCGGCAGCCCTGACCCTCACCGGCTGCGGATCCGGCGCGCAAGGCGGCAGTGCCGGCGCCAACGCCGCGAATGCTCAGGCCTCACCGGCCGGAGAGCCGGTCGACGGCGGCACCCTCGTCTACGCCGAAGTCACGCCCATCAACAACTGGCAGACCCAGGCGGCACGCTTCTACGAGAAGTCCAACGTGCTCAATTCAGTGCTGGACCGGCTGACCTACTTTGACCCGGAGAAGGGCGAGCCGGTGCCGTGGATTGCCTCGGCGTTCTCGGCCAACGCCGACAGCACCGAGTTCACCTTCACCATCCGCCCCGGCGTCACGTTCAGCGATGGAACGGCGCTCGACGCGGCCGCGATAAAGGCCAACCTGGACAGCTTCGGCCATGGCATTCCCGCCGCGCAGATCCAGCCGAACGTGGACTTCGCCGGCTACCAGACCAGCGAAGTGATCGGCACTAACCAGGTGAAGGTCACCCTGGATGCTCCGAACTCCAACTTCCTGCGCGCCACGTCCTCCGTCACCGCCGGTCTGGTCTCCCCGGCCACGCTGCAGCAGGATGCCGCCGGACAGTCCGCCATCTCATCCATCTCCGGCTCCGGCCCGTTCGTTTACGAGTCGGAAAAGCCCGATGAGGAAGTCGTGCTCGCGAAGCGGGACGGCTACGCCTGGGCTCCTGAGGGCGCCGACAATCCGGGTGAGGCGCACCTGGACAAGGTGGTGATCAAGTACCTGCCCGAGGTCGCCCACCGCGCCGGCGCCGTCCAGTCCGGCCAGGTCGATCTGGTGCGCGGCCTGCAGCCGGTGGATGAGGCGGCGCTGGCGGCCAGCGGCAATCAGGTGGTGGCGGCCGACGGCGTGGACCTCACCGTGAACATGGCGGCCGTGCGGATCGGCAGCGGCAAGCTGGCCGATCCTGCGGTCCGACAGGCGCTGCAGGCCGGCATCGACCGGCAGTCCATCAAGGACACGGTGCTCTCCGAGAGCTACACCCTGGCCGGCTCGGTCCTGAACCATCAGGCGCCGGGGTTCGTCGACCTGAGCGCCGATCTGGCCTATGACCCCGAGAAAGCCAAAAAGCTCCTGGACGACGCCGGTTGGCAGCCCGGCAGCGACGGCATCCGCGAGAAGGACGGCGAGAAGCTCGAGGTGACGGTCACCAGCTCCAACAACTCGGTGGTCATCAAACCGGCCTTTGAACTGATCGAGCAGCAGTGGCGGCAGATCGGCGTGAAACTGAACAACCGGGCCGGCGACAACACGTTCCTCACCACCGCCATGCCGGATCCGAACGTCGAATTCTACGGCACCCGCCAATTCATTTACGGCGGACTCGGGCCCATCTTCGAACCGGCCAACAACACCATGACGCACACCTCGGATCCGGAGCTGAACGCCCTGTTCGCCGCCGAGCGCGCCGCGGCCCCGGGCCCGGAACGGGACGAGGTCCTGGCCGCCGAGCAGCGGGCCCTCGTGGTGGACAAGGCCTTCTCGCTGGTCCTCTGGGACGAAGTCCAGGTCTACGGGGCGCACCGCAGCACGCACATCGAGTTCACCTCCGGCACGGCTCCCATCTTCCAAAGCGCATGGAAAGTGGACGGCTAA
- a CDS encoding ABC transporter permease has translation MGRYLAHRIGQALLVVWLAYTLIFLAVQLLPSDPVTIFLTSDSAVDQAAIDTMKSQYGYDQPLLVQYLQQLAALLRGDAGFSLTSGEPVTERIGGALGSTLALAGSALGTAVVIALAVVAAATLAPSPVLRRALANLPPLFSAVPVFWLGLVLLELLSIRLGVLSLFPDGSFLSLAVPVVVLALHVSAPMAQVLLKGVEQVYRQPFINVLRAKGASPAWIFYRHALKNAAGPALSILGITVGTLFAGSVITETVFARAGLGSVVLQAVTTQDVPLVQGLVLLTATVFVAVNLLVDLLHPLLDPRILNARQGSAPALAS, from the coding sequence GTGGGCCGTTACCTCGCGCACCGGATCGGGCAGGCGCTGCTGGTGGTCTGGCTCGCCTACACCCTGATTTTCCTCGCCGTGCAGCTGCTGCCCAGCGATCCGGTCACCATCTTCCTGACCTCCGATTCTGCCGTCGACCAGGCGGCAATCGACACCATGAAAAGCCAGTACGGCTATGACCAGCCGCTGCTGGTCCAGTATCTCCAGCAGCTGGCCGCCCTGCTGCGCGGCGACGCCGGCTTCTCCCTGACCTCCGGGGAACCGGTCACCGAGCGCATCGGCGGCGCGCTCGGCTCCACCCTGGCGCTGGCCGGCTCCGCCCTGGGCACCGCCGTCGTCATCGCCCTGGCCGTGGTCGCCGCCGCCACCCTGGCCCCGTCGCCGGTGCTGCGGCGGGCACTGGCGAACCTGCCGCCGCTGTTCTCCGCCGTCCCGGTGTTCTGGCTGGGACTGGTGCTGCTCGAGCTGCTCTCCATCCGGCTGGGCGTGCTGTCGCTGTTCCCCGACGGTTCCTTCCTCTCCCTCGCCGTGCCGGTGGTCGTGCTCGCGCTCCATGTGTCCGCCCCCATGGCGCAGGTGCTGCTCAAGGGCGTGGAGCAGGTCTACCGGCAGCCGTTCATCAACGTGCTCCGCGCCAAGGGCGCCTCCCCGGCCTGGATTTTCTACCGGCACGCGCTGAAAAACGCCGCCGGTCCCGCCCTGTCCATCCTGGGTATCACCGTGGGCACCCTGTTCGCCGGGTCGGTGATCACGGAAACCGTGTTTGCCCGCGCCGGCCTGGGCTCGGTGGTCCTGCAGGCGGTCACCACCCAGGACGTGCCGCTGGTCCAGGGCCTGGTCCTGCTGACGGCCACGGTGTTCGTGGCGGTCAACCTCCTGGTGGACCTGCTGCATCCGCTGCTCGATCCGCGCATCCTCAACGCCCGGCAGGGATCCGCCCCCGCCCTCGCCTCCTGA
- a CDS encoding alcohol dehydrogenase catalytic domain-containing protein: MKIIGAVLEETGLPRPYTDSQPLRVVELDLDDPGPDEVLIRIRAAGLCHSDLSTVDGNRTRPTPMLLGHEASGVVEKVGANVTDLDIGQQVTTVFLPRCGECGNCRTNGKLPCTPGSAANNAGHLLGEHFRLHRGGSDVFHHLGVSGFASHAVLNRQSVVPIGSDVPPEIAAVLGCAVLTGGGAVINAGRPEDGQAVMVVGLGGVGMAALLTAISLGKGKVIGVDANPEKLVRARELGADEVYTPQEIAEKGIKAPVVIEAAGHPKAFETAVAATGVGGTTVTVGLPSPDARSTITPLGLTAEARTIVGSYLGSAVPSRDIPIYAQMWRDGTLPVDELISGRIKLSEINESLDLLADGKAIRQVIIFEE; the protein is encoded by the coding sequence TTATCGGAGCGGTTCTCGAAGAAACCGGACTCCCCCGCCCCTACACCGACTCGCAGCCGCTGCGCGTCGTCGAACTTGATCTGGACGATCCGGGGCCGGATGAAGTCCTGATTCGGATCCGCGCGGCCGGCCTGTGCCACTCCGATCTCTCGACGGTGGACGGCAACCGGACCCGGCCTACGCCCATGCTCCTCGGACACGAGGCCAGCGGCGTCGTCGAAAAAGTCGGCGCCAACGTCACTGACCTGGACATTGGACAGCAGGTCACCACCGTGTTCCTGCCCCGCTGCGGGGAATGCGGGAACTGTCGGACAAACGGCAAGCTGCCCTGCACCCCCGGCAGCGCCGCGAACAACGCCGGTCATCTGCTCGGCGAGCACTTTCGCCTGCATCGCGGCGGTTCGGATGTCTTCCACCATCTCGGGGTTTCCGGCTTTGCCAGCCACGCGGTGCTGAACCGGCAGTCAGTGGTGCCGATCGGTTCCGACGTGCCGCCGGAAATCGCCGCCGTCCTCGGCTGCGCCGTGCTGACCGGCGGTGGTGCGGTGATCAACGCCGGCCGCCCCGAAGACGGACAGGCCGTCATGGTGGTGGGACTCGGCGGCGTCGGCATGGCCGCCCTGCTGACCGCCATCTCGCTGGGCAAGGGCAAGGTCATCGGTGTGGACGCCAATCCTGAAAAGCTCGTCCGGGCGCGCGAACTGGGAGCCGACGAGGTTTACACCCCGCAGGAAATTGCCGAGAAGGGCATCAAGGCACCCGTGGTGATTGAGGCCGCGGGTCACCCGAAAGCCTTCGAGACGGCTGTCGCGGCGACCGGCGTCGGCGGCACCACCGTCACCGTCGGCCTGCCCTCGCCGGACGCCCGGTCAACGATAACGCCGCTCGGGCTGACCGCCGAGGCCCGGACAATTGTTGGCTCCTATTTGGGATCCGCCGTTCCGTCCCGCGATATCCCCATCTATGCGCAGATGTGGCGGGACGGAACGCTGCCCGTCGATGAGCTCATCTCCGGACGGATCAAACTCAGCGAGATCAACGAGTCCCTCGACCTGCTGGCGGATGGCAAGGCCATTCGCCAGGTGATTATTTTCGAGGAATAA
- a CDS encoding excalibur calcium-binding domain-containing protein, which produces MVFVCTEDDDGTLIWMDRDSSTRVLADRQAAADQKVADELAAAEAAEAQKIADEQAAAAEAQRLADEQAAQTYIPPAPAPAPAAPAPAPVVPEPAPAAAYYPNCSAARAAGAAPVYAGGPGYGTHLDRDGDGVACE; this is translated from the coding sequence GTGGTTTTTGTCTGCACGGAGGATGACGACGGAACCCTGATCTGGATGGACAGGGACAGTTCCACCAGGGTTCTGGCCGACCGCCAAGCGGCAGCCGACCAGAAGGTTGCCGACGAGCTGGCGGCCGCGGAAGCCGCTGAGGCACAGAAGATCGCTGACGAGCAGGCGGCAGCCGCCGAGGCGCAGCGCCTGGCCGACGAGCAGGCAGCCCAGACGTACATTCCCCCGGCTCCGGCCCCTGCACCGGCCGCGCCCGCGCCCGCGCCGGTTGTTCCGGAGCCCGCTCCGGCAGCGGCCTACTATCCGAACTGCTCCGCGGCCCGTGCCGCCGGAGCAGCACCGGTCTATGCCGGCGGACCGGGCTACGGAACCCATCTGGACCGCGACGGCGACGGCGTCGCCTGCGAATAG